One Thauera sp. K11 DNA window includes the following coding sequences:
- a CDS encoding efflux RND transporter permease subunit yields MNFSAWSIRRPIPALLLFAVLTIGGLFGFNRMQIQDLPDIELPAITVGIVFPGATPTQMETEVTRKIESSLANLGMVEHISTTVIEGASETTITFRIDKDMRDAMEEVRNAVSSVRGSLPADVRDPFIARVKTSGSPILTFAVESGTMDEVDLSWFVDDTVGKALMTVSGIGSVMRHGGVRREILVELDPTRLQSMNVTVADVAQQILLVQQDAAGGYGKVGGGEQSLRSVGLVGSVADLAALPIPLGAGLHSVRLGDLASVRDGVSERRNMALLDGRGIVSFQVIKAQGTSEVTVANDIRAAVQALRDKYPAVTITEVGDTVAFTSEQYETSMRALYEGALLTVVVVWLFLRDRRATMISAIALPLSIIPTFLVMYLLDYTLNTVTLLALTLVVGVLVDDAIVEVENIVRHVRMGKTPFQAALEAADEIGMAVIATSFALVAVFLPTAFIGGVSGRIFQQFGWTTSVAVIGSLVVARLLTPMMCAYLLRAPKALPEQAHDEADEPGRLMRGYLATAAWCLAHPLKTCLAAGAFFFVSLVLSSSLPVDFIPADDSHEITINVTVPPGEDLAHTASVVEAARVASMQEPEVKSVFASIGMGAQLGGDSNGGIGDVDTGVMLLSLHEKRDRTRQQVEDALRKRLAGVHGARFSIGSGDAGERYAVVLAGDDADLLQKTAFELAREMRTLSGFGNVNTSASLLRPEIVIRRDPVRASDLGVSTLAISHVLRVATGGDIDTNLSKLNLPSRQVPIRVQLDDRSRHDLDTLSQLRVPAKTGTVPLSSVATLGIESGPSRIDRLDRSRYVTVDVELNGRPLSDAAKLVDALPAMQKLPGGVTHIAIGDLEAQQELMSHFALAILAGILSVYIVLVLLFNDFMQPGTILSALPLSVGGAFAALWMLDFGFSMPSMIGIIMLMGVVTKNSILLVDYSIMAQRDHGMPRVEAILDACRKRARPIVMTTVAMVAGMLPMAVGLQGDPSFRAPMAVVVIGGLLSSTFLSLLVVPVVYELVDGLQARIRGWFAKHPSPPGRTLAPAAAGGPRPSSDSFTQD; encoded by the coding sequence ATGAACTTCTCGGCGTGGTCCATCCGCCGGCCGATCCCGGCCCTGCTTCTCTTCGCCGTCCTGACGATCGGCGGCCTGTTCGGCTTCAACCGCATGCAGATCCAGGATCTGCCGGACATCGAACTGCCGGCGATCACCGTCGGCATCGTGTTTCCCGGCGCGACGCCGACGCAGATGGAGACCGAGGTCACGCGCAAGATCGAGTCCTCGCTCGCGAACCTGGGCATGGTCGAGCACATCTCGACGACGGTCATCGAAGGGGCCTCCGAGACGACGATCACGTTCCGCATCGACAAGGACATGCGCGATGCGATGGAGGAGGTGCGCAACGCGGTCTCGTCCGTGCGCGGGAGCCTGCCCGCCGACGTGCGCGACCCGTTCATCGCGCGGGTGAAGACCTCCGGTTCGCCGATCCTCACCTTCGCGGTGGAATCCGGGACGATGGACGAAGTCGATCTGTCGTGGTTCGTCGACGATACCGTCGGCAAGGCGCTCATGACGGTTTCCGGCATCGGCTCGGTCATGCGCCATGGCGGCGTCCGGCGCGAGATCCTCGTGGAACTGGACCCGACCCGGCTGCAGTCGATGAACGTGACGGTGGCCGACGTGGCGCAGCAGATCCTGCTGGTCCAGCAGGATGCTGCCGGAGGGTACGGCAAGGTGGGCGGAGGCGAGCAGTCGCTGCGTTCGGTGGGGCTCGTGGGGTCGGTCGCCGACCTCGCGGCGCTGCCGATCCCGCTGGGCGCCGGCCTGCACAGCGTGCGCCTCGGCGATCTGGCGAGCGTGCGCGACGGCGTCTCGGAACGGCGCAACATGGCCTTGCTGGACGGCCGCGGGATCGTCAGCTTCCAGGTGATCAAGGCGCAGGGCACGAGCGAAGTCACGGTGGCGAACGACATCCGCGCCGCCGTTCAGGCGCTGCGGGACAAGTATCCGGCGGTCACGATCACGGAGGTCGGCGACACCGTCGCGTTCACTTCCGAGCAGTACGAGACCTCCATGCGCGCGCTCTACGAGGGCGCGCTGCTGACGGTGGTGGTGGTGTGGCTGTTCCTGCGCGACCGCCGCGCGACCATGATCTCGGCGATCGCGCTGCCGCTTTCCATCATCCCGACGTTCCTCGTGATGTATCTGCTCGACTACACGCTGAACACGGTGACGCTGCTGGCGCTGACGCTCGTCGTCGGGGTGCTGGTAGACGATGCGATCGTGGAGGTCGAGAACATCGTTCGCCACGTCAGGATGGGGAAGACGCCCTTCCAGGCGGCGCTCGAGGCGGCCGACGAGATCGGCATGGCGGTCATCGCCACGTCGTTCGCGCTGGTCGCGGTGTTCCTGCCGACGGCCTTCATCGGCGGCGTCTCCGGGCGCATATTCCAGCAGTTCGGATGGACCACGTCGGTGGCCGTGATCGGCTCGCTGGTGGTGGCGCGCCTGCTCACGCCCATGATGTGCGCCTACCTGCTCCGGGCCCCGAAAGCGCTGCCCGAGCAGGCGCACGACGAAGCGGACGAGCCGGGCCGCCTGATGCGCGGCTACCTCGCGACCGCCGCCTGGTGTCTCGCCCATCCGCTGAAGACCTGCCTCGCCGCGGGAGCGTTCTTCTTCGTTTCGCTGGTGCTTTCGTCTTCGCTGCCGGTGGATTTCATCCCGGCCGACGATTCGCACGAGATCACGATCAACGTCACCGTGCCGCCGGGCGAGGATCTCGCCCACACGGCGTCCGTGGTCGAGGCGGCGCGCGTCGCGTCGATGCAGGAGCCCGAGGTGAAGAGCGTGTTTGCGTCGATCGGGATGGGTGCCCAGCTCGGCGGCGACAGCAACGGCGGCATCGGCGACGTGGATACCGGCGTCATGCTGCTGTCGCTGCACGAGAAGCGCGACCGGACGCGCCAGCAGGTGGAGGATGCGCTGCGCAAGCGTCTGGCCGGCGTCCACGGCGCGCGCTTCTCGATCGGTTCCGGCGATGCCGGCGAGAGATACGCGGTGGTGCTGGCCGGCGACGATGCCGATCTGCTGCAGAAGACGGCATTCGAGCTTGCGCGCGAGATGCGCACCTTGTCGGGCTTCGGCAACGTGAACACCTCGGCCAGCCTGCTGCGGCCGGAGATCGTGATTCGCCGCGATCCGGTGCGCGCGTCGGACCTCGGGGTCTCGACGCTCGCCATCAGCCATGTCCTGCGCGTGGCGACCGGGGGGGACATCGACACCAACCTGTCCAAGCTCAACCTGCCGTCCCGGCAGGTGCCGATCCGCGTCCAGCTCGACGACAGGTCGCGCCACGATCTCGACACCCTGTCGCAGCTCCGCGTCCCGGCCAAGACGGGCACCGTCCCCCTCTCCAGCGTCGCGACGCTCGGCATCGAAAGCGGCCCCTCGCGCATCGACCGGCTGGATCGTTCCCGCTACGTCACCGTCGACGTCGAGCTGAACGGCCGGCCGCTCAGCGACGCGGCAAAGCTCGTGGACGCGCTGCCCGCCATGCAGAAGCTGCCGGGCGGCGTGACCCACATCGCCATCGGCGACCTCGAGGCGCAGCAGGAGCTGATGTCGCACTTCGCGCTCGCCATCCTCGCCGGCATCCTGAGCGTGTACATCGTGCTCGTACTGCTGTTCAACGACTTCATGCAGCCCGGCACCATCCTGTCGGCGCTTCCATTGTCCGTCGGGGGCGCGTTCGCGGCATTGTGGATGCTGGATTTCGGGTTCTCGATGCCCTCCATGATCGGCATCATCATGCTGATGGGCGTGGTGACGAAGAACTCGATCCTGCTCGTGGACTACTCCATCATGGCGCAGCGCGATCACGGCATGCCGCGGGTCGAGGCGATCCTCGACGCCTGCCGCAAGCGGGCGCGCCCGATCGTCATGACCACCGTCGCGATGGTCGCGGGGATGCTGCCGATGGCGGTCGGCCTGCAGGGCGATCCCAGTTTCCGTGCGCCGATGGCGGTGGTCGTCATTGGCGGCCTGCTGTCCTCGACCTTCCTGAGCCTGCTGGTGGTCCCCGTCGTCTACGAACTCGTGGACGGCCTGCAGGCACGCATCCGGGGCTGGTTCGCAAAGCATCCCAGCCCGCCGGGCCGCACCCTTGCACCCGCCGCTGCGGGCGGCCCGCGTCCGTCATCCGATTCCTTCACACAGGACTGA
- a CDS encoding TolC family protein, which produces MNRTYRRGTGLFALCALALAGGCATVGPDYRTPDPGAAGVPEQWSASLPEGERLLELRNWWSQFGSPTMAGLIDEALETSPSMDAALARVAQARAGVGMGMAALLPKIGVTGGIGRGRSNEKTSLRGARVDTDTDTGARDVLHGQVGTFEGSLLTTRSLSTDMSWEIDLFGGRRRSLEGSRATFEARRAEWRGARVTLAAEVANVYVLRRHCEGLLAVADADLVSRTETHLLTLQKRDAGFVIPADADRTEASVAEARSVRSGLEAECTQYQNQLVALTGLPYGEIGSRLAADRASLPTPPDGALPVVPAEAISQRPDVAVSERVLAAASADIGVAKAAALPSITLIGSIGVNVGRGGKRDTTGYNGIEAQSNSGSYRVTTRSWSFGPSISLPLFDGGKAAADIAFAKAAFEEASAAYQSSVRNAVMEVENALVRVDSASSRLSDIGRAHDGYTRFFEATEAQYREGAASLLALEDARRVLLASRQAQLGERLAQLQAWITLFKAVGGGWQSAEPPAEPETFNPIPLATSAME; this is translated from the coding sequence ATGAACCGCACGTATCGGCGGGGAACGGGCCTGTTCGCGCTTTGCGCCCTGGCGCTGGCGGGGGGCTGCGCCACGGTCGGGCCGGACTACCGGACGCCCGATCCCGGCGCGGCGGGCGTGCCGGAGCAATGGTCCGCCAGCCTGCCCGAGGGGGAACGGCTGCTCGAACTGAGGAACTGGTGGAGCCAGTTCGGCTCTCCCACCATGGCCGGCCTCATCGACGAGGCGCTCGAGACGAGCCCCTCCATGGATGCGGCACTGGCGCGCGTCGCGCAGGCCCGTGCCGGCGTGGGCATGGGGATGGCGGCGCTGTTGCCGAAGATCGGCGTCACGGGGGGCATCGGGCGCGGGCGTTCGAACGAAAAGACCTCGCTGCGCGGCGCCCGCGTCGACACCGACACCGATACCGGTGCCAGGGACGTGCTGCATGGTCAAGTGGGAACGTTCGAAGGTTCGCTGCTGACGACGCGCAGCCTGTCGACCGACATGAGCTGGGAGATCGACCTCTTCGGCGGACGCCGGCGCAGCCTGGAAGGGTCGCGGGCGACGTTCGAGGCTCGTCGCGCCGAATGGCGCGGCGCCCGCGTCACGCTGGCGGCCGAGGTCGCGAACGTCTACGTGCTGCGGCGCCATTGCGAAGGGTTGCTGGCGGTGGCCGACGCAGACCTGGTGTCGCGCACGGAAACGCATCTCCTGACCTTGCAGAAGCGGGACGCGGGATTCGTGATCCCGGCCGATGCCGACCGGACGGAAGCGTCGGTGGCGGAGGCGCGCAGCGTCCGGTCCGGCCTGGAAGCCGAATGCACGCAGTACCAGAACCAGTTGGTCGCGCTGACGGGGCTTCCCTACGGCGAGATCGGGTCGCGGCTGGCGGCCGACCGCGCGAGCCTGCCCACGCCGCCGGACGGAGCCCTCCCGGTCGTGCCGGCGGAAGCGATTTCGCAGCGGCCGGACGTCGCCGTCAGCGAACGCGTGCTGGCCGCGGCCAGCGCCGACATCGGCGTGGCGAAGGCCGCGGCACTGCCGTCGATCACGCTCATCGGCTCCATCGGCGTGAACGTGGGCCGCGGCGGCAAGCGCGACACGACCGGGTACAACGGCATCGAGGCGCAGTCGAACAGCGGCAGCTACCGGGTGACGACCCGCTCCTGGTCGTTCGGTCCCTCGATCTCGCTGCCGCTGTTCGACGGCGGCAAGGCGGCGGCCGACATCGCGTTCGCCAAGGCCGCGTTCGAGGAAGCCTCCGCGGCGTACCAGAGCAGCGTCCGCAACGCCGTGATGGAGGTGGAGAACGCCCTGGTGCGCGTCGACTCCGCGAGCAGCCGGCTGAGCGACATCGGGCGCGCGCACGACGGCTATACGCGCTTTTTCGAGGCGACCGAAGCGCAGTACCGGGAGGGCGCGGCGAGCCTGCTCGCCCTCGAGGACGCCCGCCGCGTCCTGCTCGCGAGCCGCCAGGCGCAGCTCGGCGAGCGGCTCGCGCAGTTGCAGGCATGGATAACGCTGTTCAAGGCCGTCGGCGGCGGTTGGCAAAGCGCCGAACCGCCGGCCGAACCGGAAACATTCAACCCTATCCCTCTGGCCACGTCGGCAATGGAATGA
- a CDS encoding ATP-binding protein has protein sequence MNDSPHEAAFPPAFPFTALHGQPLLQTALLIATVDPLIGGVLVEGPRGTAKSTAARALAALLPGGRFVNLPLSASEERLVGSLDLEAALQDGQVRFHPGLLARAHEGVLYVDEVNLLADGLVDLLLDVCASGVNRIERDGISHAHPARITLVGTMNAEEGELRPQLLDRFGLFVRLGDTLPPAGREAIVRARLAFDADPAAFAARLEPAQRALAARIAAARTTLPAVDFDDASHQRVAALCHAAAVEGVRADLVMLRAARAHAALDGRTRIEDGDIDAVAELVLAHRRKTDEPPHDTPQAQPQPRSDAAPPPADDAEWGALPPQAVPIQAVKNVRPLHAKKY, from the coding sequence ATGAACGACAGCCCGCACGAAGCCGCATTCCCGCCGGCCTTCCCCTTCACCGCGCTGCACGGCCAGCCGCTGCTGCAGACCGCGCTGCTCATCGCCACCGTCGATCCGCTGATCGGCGGCGTGCTCGTCGAAGGCCCCCGCGGCACCGCGAAATCCACCGCGGCGCGCGCGCTCGCGGCCCTGCTGCCGGGCGGGCGCTTCGTAAACCTGCCGCTGTCCGCCAGCGAGGAACGGCTCGTCGGCTCGCTCGACCTCGAAGCCGCGCTGCAGGACGGCCAGGTGCGCTTCCACCCCGGCCTGCTCGCCCGCGCGCACGAGGGCGTGCTCTACGTGGACGAGGTCAACCTGCTCGCGGACGGCCTGGTCGACCTGCTGCTCGACGTCTGCGCGAGCGGCGTGAACCGCATCGAGCGCGACGGCATCAGCCACGCCCATCCGGCGCGCATCACCCTGGTCGGCACCATGAACGCGGAAGAAGGCGAACTGCGGCCGCAACTGCTGGACCGCTTCGGCCTCTTCGTGCGCCTGGGAGACACCCTGCCTCCCGCCGGGCGCGAAGCCATCGTGCGTGCGCGGCTGGCCTTCGACGCCGATCCGGCCGCCTTCGCCGCGCGCCTCGAGCCCGCGCAGCGCGCGCTCGCCGCACGCATCGCCGCCGCGCGCACCACCCTGCCCGCCGTGGATTTCGACGACGCCAGCCACCAGCGGGTCGCGGCGCTGTGCCATGCCGCCGCGGTCGAGGGCGTGCGCGCCGACCTCGTCATGCTGCGCGCCGCCCGCGCCCACGCGGCGCTCGACGGCCGCACCCGCATCGAGGATGGAGACATCGATGCGGTGGCCGAACTCGTGCTCGCCCACCGGCGGAAGACGGACGAGCCCCCGCACGACACCCCGCAGGCGCAACCACAACCGCGGTCCGACGCCGCGCCGCCGCCGGCGGACGACGCCGAGTGGGGCGCACTGCCGCCGCAGGCCGTACCCATCCAGGCCGTCAAGAACGTGAGGCCGCTGCATGCAAAAAAGTACTGA
- a CDS encoding efflux RND transporter periplasmic adaptor subunit, with translation MITTTDLAAHRPHTRAAPFRSLLLAALPMLAAVVLSACDEAVSSVPSEAAPKPALTVSLITPQQQEWTERLHASGNIQPWQLVSIGAEISGVRVVEVPVKEGDSVRKGQLLARLDDASVTVELNLQRAVLAEAEANLAQAQLSLERARKLDVSRAISLQDLLQYETAAKTGAAKVAIAQAQVKALELRKRYTRIVAPDDGVIAISSARVGALSEAEGDLFKLIRKGRVEWRAELRPEQQAKLQPGQGVELRDPLGNVVHGSVRQIAPTADLESRISLVYVDVEPSTVIKPGVLVTGDFLVDRRSATTIPRAALVMRDGFNYVMKVDGSDIVKPTKVTVGGRRGNDVELLGGLGPDDRIVASGGAFLDEGDKVRVVQQPGADQPLAATDRP, from the coding sequence ATGATCACCACGACTGACCTAGCAGCCCACCGCCCGCATACCCGGGCGGCACCTTTCCGTTCATTGTTGCTCGCCGCCTTGCCGATGCTGGCGGCGGTGGTCCTGAGCGCATGCGACGAGGCGGTTTCTTCGGTGCCATCCGAGGCGGCGCCGAAGCCGGCGCTGACCGTTTCGCTGATCACGCCGCAGCAGCAGGAATGGACCGAGCGCCTCCATGCCAGCGGAAACATCCAGCCTTGGCAACTGGTGAGCATCGGCGCCGAGATCAGCGGCGTCCGCGTCGTCGAGGTACCCGTCAAGGAAGGGGACTCCGTACGCAAGGGGCAGTTGCTGGCGCGCCTGGACGACGCCAGCGTCACCGTCGAGCTGAATCTTCAGCGCGCGGTCCTCGCCGAGGCCGAGGCCAATCTCGCGCAGGCGCAACTGTCGCTGGAGCGGGCGCGCAAGCTGGATGTCTCGCGGGCGATCAGCCTGCAGGATCTTCTGCAGTACGAGACCGCGGCCAAGACCGGCGCGGCCAAGGTGGCCATCGCCCAGGCGCAGGTGAAGGCGCTCGAACTGCGCAAGCGCTACACCCGCATCGTCGCGCCGGACGACGGCGTCATCGCCATCAGCAGCGCCAGGGTCGGCGCCCTCAGCGAGGCCGAGGGTGACCTCTTCAAGCTCATCCGCAAGGGGCGCGTGGAGTGGCGGGCGGAACTCCGGCCGGAACAGCAGGCGAAGCTCCAGCCGGGACAGGGGGTCGAACTGCGCGATCCGCTGGGCAACGTCGTGCACGGGAGCGTGCGCCAGATCGCGCCGACGGCCGACCTGGAGTCGCGCATCTCGCTGGTCTATGTCGACGTCGAGCCGAGCACGGTCATCAAGCCGGGCGTGCTGGTGACCGGGGACTTCCTCGTCGATCGGCGTTCCGCGACGACCATTCCCCGGGCTGCGCTGGTGATGCGCGACGGCTTCAACTACGTGATGAAAGTGGACGGCAGCGACATCGTCAAGCCGACCAAGGTGACCGTGGGCGGCCGGCGCGGCAACGACGTGGAACTGCTCGGCGGGCTGGGGCCGGACGACAGGATCGTCGCCAGCGGGGGCGCATTCCTCGACGAGGGCGACAAGGTGCGGGTGGTGCAGCAGCCCGGCGCGGATCAACCTCTCGCGGCGACGGATCGGCCATGA
- a CDS encoding vWA domain-containing protein, with product MGRTAAAGRTHPGRQEREAAACKKVLTRPAAPGRGAAGRVGNPSRKGRPARLPGLRIDWPRTLAAKGTARLGRGHLRHRPPPAGSATLHCLLLDCSASMLRGRRLALAKGLLLAWTSRIYRRREALAVIGFAGSTAHVLQPPRKAVAFNEGWIAAIAGGGGTPAASAVALADRLLAQHRRRTPGGRIALWLLSDARFAELPPRPLHADHCTVIDFDDGPAALGRARRLAHAWDADCVSARSLAAAGGR from the coding sequence GTGGGGCGCACTGCCGCCGCAGGCCGTACCCATCCAGGCCGTCAAGAACGTGAGGCCGCTGCATGCAAAAAAGTACTGACGCGTCCGGCGGCGCCCGGCCGGGGCGCCGCCGGACGCGTCGGCAATCCCTCCCGCAAAGGCCGGCCGGCCCGCCTGCCGGGCCTGCGCATCGACTGGCCACGCACGCTTGCCGCCAAGGGCACGGCGCGGCTCGGCCGCGGCCATCTGCGCCACCGTCCGCCGCCGGCCGGCAGCGCCACCCTGCACTGCCTGCTGCTCGACTGCTCCGCCTCCATGCTGCGCGGCCGGCGCCTGGCACTCGCCAAGGGCCTGCTGCTGGCGTGGACCTCGCGCATCTACCGGCGCCGCGAAGCGCTCGCGGTGATCGGCTTTGCGGGCAGTACCGCGCACGTACTGCAGCCGCCGCGCAAGGCGGTGGCCTTCAACGAAGGCTGGATCGCCGCCATCGCCGGCGGCGGCGGAACGCCGGCGGCCTCGGCGGTGGCCCTGGCCGACCGGCTGCTGGCGCAGCACAGGCGCCGCACGCCGGGCGGGCGCATCGCGCTGTGGCTGCTGTCGGACGCGCGCTTCGCCGAACTGCCGCCGCGTCCGCTGCATGCCGACCACTGCACGGTGATCGATTTCGACGACGGCCCCGCCGCCCTCGGCCGCGCGCGGCGTCTCGCGCACGCATGGGATGCGGACTGCGTGTCCGCCCGCAGCCTGGCCGCGGCGGGCGGCCGGTGA
- a CDS encoding alpha/beta fold hydrolase: MVSITRGSPLARLLVATTMAALAGCAAVPGSGGGGSGRAIAGQKETAAYVRAGSSRTPAIVLQAGLQDDRSSWDKLMPGLARENMVIAIDRPGRGDNPATKAARDPCTIAAEQRALLRQAGVQPPYILVGHSLGGLYQYVYAKLYPDDVAGLVLLDPTHPRHWETMQKSSPRSADLIKVLRFAAFSSTDRAEFDAQAACLDRLDLAKPLGLPTRLLVSGRFRSEEQGAYQEMINSLRRDWLRLLGVPRLQTVWDSGHYIQKDSPEEVLAAVKGLAADLQRSRPNHAP; the protein is encoded by the coding sequence ATGGTATCGATAACGCGCGGTTCCCCACTTGCCAGACTGCTCGTCGCAACGACAATGGCCGCGCTGGCGGGGTGCGCCGCGGTGCCGGGCTCCGGCGGCGGAGGCAGCGGCCGGGCGATCGCCGGCCAGAAGGAGACGGCGGCCTACGTCCGCGCGGGTTCCTCCCGCACGCCGGCGATCGTCCTCCAGGCCGGCCTCCAGGACGACAGAAGCAGTTGGGACAAGCTGATGCCCGGCCTGGCCCGCGAAAACATGGTCATCGCCATCGACCGGCCCGGCCGCGGAGACAATCCGGCGACCAAGGCAGCGCGCGACCCCTGCACCATCGCGGCAGAGCAGCGGGCGCTGCTCCGGCAGGCGGGGGTCCAGCCACCCTACATCCTGGTCGGCCATTCGCTGGGAGGCCTGTACCAGTACGTCTATGCCAAGCTCTATCCGGACGACGTGGCCGGGCTCGTCCTGCTGGACCCGACCCATCCGCGCCACTGGGAGACGATGCAGAAATCCAGTCCCCGCAGCGCGGATCTCATCAAGGTGCTGAGATTCGCGGCATTCAGCAGCACCGACCGGGCCGAGTTCGATGCCCAGGCCGCGTGCCTGGACCGTCTCGACCTCGCCAAGCCGCTCGGCCTGCCGACCCGCCTGCTGGTGAGCGGGCGATTCCGTTCCGAGGAGCAGGGCGCGTACCAGGAGATGATCAATTCGCTGCGCCGCGACTGGCTGCGCCTGCTCGGCGTGCCTCGCTTGCAGACCGTGTGGGATTCGGGGCACTACATCCAGAAGGACAGCCCGGAAGAGGTACTGGCCGCCGTCAAGGGGCTGGCCGCCGATCTGCAGAGGAGCCGCCCGAACCATGCGCCTTGA
- a CDS encoding energy-coupling factor ABC transporter permease has product MHIEPGIVEGAKLLLSYGTAAAALGYTAKLAFGTIRRDGAASLALRAAIATVLVFSFFEVLPHHPVGVSEVHLILGSTLLLLFGAAPAAIGLAAGLLTQGLFFAPFDLPQYGINVTTLLVPLFATAALARRIIPADTAYVDIRYAQALKLSVAYQGGIVAWVAFWAFYGQGMGAENLQNVASFGAAYMSVVILEPLVDLAVLAAAKTLHRLKGSIAIEKRLYEPAA; this is encoded by the coding sequence ATGCACATCGAACCCGGAATCGTCGAAGGAGCCAAGCTCCTGCTGAGCTACGGCACCGCCGCCGCCGCCCTGGGCTACACCGCGAAGCTCGCCTTCGGCACCATCAGGCGCGACGGCGCCGCATCCCTCGCCCTGCGCGCGGCGATCGCCACTGTCCTGGTGTTCAGCTTCTTCGAAGTCCTGCCCCACCACCCGGTGGGCGTCTCCGAAGTGCACCTGATCCTCGGCTCCACCCTGCTGCTGCTCTTCGGCGCCGCGCCGGCCGCCATCGGGCTGGCCGCCGGCCTGCTCACCCAGGGCCTCTTCTTCGCGCCCTTCGACCTGCCCCAGTACGGCATCAACGTCACCACCCTGCTGGTGCCGCTCTTCGCCACCGCCGCGCTCGCCCGCCGCATCATCCCGGCCGACACCGCCTACGTGGACATCCGCTACGCCCAGGCTCTCAAGCTTTCCGTCGCGTACCAGGGAGGCATCGTCGCGTGGGTCGCCTTCTGGGCCTTCTACGGCCAGGGCATGGGCGCCGAAAACCTGCAGAACGTCGCCAGCTTCGGCGCGGCCTACATGAGCGTCGTGATCCTCGAACCCCTCGTCGACCTCGCCGTCCTCGCCGCCGCGAAGACCCTGCACCGGCTGAAGGGCAGCATCGCGATCGAGAAGCGGCTGTACGAGCCCGCGGCCTGA